The following are from one region of the Yoonia sp. R2331 genome:
- a CDS encoding lysophospholipid acyltransferase family protein translates to MTLRRRIEHSKLLAGVLAGLAGAYLRFCRATTRWQREGFDDLAADLAEGPVLVVMWHECSLMGPLLWPLEMGPLSTLYASSPIGRVSGALQRQSGLQPMEMAEGTSNLAASRVVLRRVREGSSIGIAADGPLGPARQVKDAPLDWARAMQRPVYGFAYRTSRGRKLKTWDQMWLPLPFARGRVVFARWDGAPGRRDDNAAWRDSLTGFLNDQSDQVARPI, encoded by the coding sequence ATGACATTGCGCAGGCGGATCGAACATTCAAAGCTGTTGGCGGGCGTTTTGGCCGGGTTGGCCGGGGCGTACCTGCGGTTTTGCCGGGCAACAACGCGCTGGCAGCGCGAAGGGTTTGACGATCTGGCGGCTGATCTGGCCGAGGGGCCAGTGCTGGTGGTGATGTGGCACGAGTGTTCGTTGATGGGCCCGCTCTTGTGGCCGCTTGAGATGGGACCACTGTCGACCCTTTACGCCAGTTCGCCGATTGGCCGTGTCTCGGGCGCGTTGCAGCGGCAATCGGGACTGCAGCCGATGGAAATGGCCGAGGGCACATCCAACTTGGCGGCGTCGCGCGTTGTGCTGCGCCGGGTGCGCGAAGGATCAAGCATTGGGATCGCTGCTGACGGGCCTTTGGGCCCTGCGCGGCAGGTCAAGGACGCGCCGCTTGATTGGGCTCGTGCGATGCAGCGCCCGGTTTACGGCTTTGCCTATCGCACGTCTCGTGGGCGAAAGCTGAAGACATGGGATCAGATGTGGCTGCCCCTGCCCTTCGCCCGCGGTCGGGTGGTTTTTGCGCGGTGGGACGGTGCGCCGGGGCGGCGAGACGACAACGCGGCGTGGCGGGACAGTCTGACCGGGTTTCTGAACGACCAGAGCGATCAGGTGGCGCGCCCGATCTGA
- a CDS encoding CatB-related O-acetyltransferase: protein MTTFPSPDTLYPMKLASARDHSGTVFLTPATKDHPRLDVGDFTYASAHQPPDDWAFHLAPYLYPFSPEMLRIGKFCQIADGVTFITSSANHRFDGFSSFPFGIFDGGLLDTPAMPDPGPDTTVGHDVWLGQGATVMPGASIGNGVIVAARAVVAGKVPDYAIVGGNPARVIRMRFDDTTIAALNSIAWWDWPIADIRAQEAAIVGGDLIALRAVADQIGRAT from the coding sequence ATGACGACATTCCCATCACCCGACACGCTTTACCCTATGAAACTCGCGTCCGCACGGGATCATTCAGGCACGGTTTTTCTGACCCCTGCGACAAAGGACCACCCGCGGCTCGACGTCGGCGACTTCACCTATGCCAGCGCCCATCAGCCACCCGATGACTGGGCGTTTCACCTGGCACCCTACCTCTATCCGTTCTCGCCGGAGATGCTGCGCATCGGCAAATTCTGCCAGATTGCGGATGGCGTCACCTTCATCACATCCTCGGCCAATCACCGGTTCGACGGGTTTTCCAGCTTTCCCTTTGGCATCTTCGATGGCGGGCTGCTGGACACACCTGCAATGCCTGATCCCGGCCCTGACACGACCGTGGGCCACGATGTCTGGCTGGGGCAGGGGGCGACGGTCATGCCCGGTGCCAGTATTGGCAACGGCGTGATTGTGGCCGCCCGGGCCGTGGTGGCAGGCAAGGTGCCGGATTATGCCATTGTTGGCGGAAACCCCGCGCGGGTCATTCGCATGCGGTTTGATGACACGACGATTGCGGCCCTCAACTCCATCGCCTGGTGGGACTGGCCGATTGCGGACATCCGCGCGCAAGAGGCCGCGATTGTCGGCGGTGATCTGATCGCGCTCCGCGCTGTGGCAGATCAGATCGGGCGCGCCACCTGA
- the tuf gene encoding elongation factor Tu, which yields MAKAKFERNKPHVNIGTIGHVDHGKTTLTAAITKYFGDFQAYDQIDGAPEEKARGITISTAHVEYETEARHYAHVDCPGHADYVKNMITGAAQMDGAILVVNAADGPMPQTREHILLGRQVGIPYMVVYMNKVDQVDDEELLELVEMEIRELLSSYEYPGDDIPVIPGSALAAMEERDDNIGKDSIVALMAAVDEYIPTPARAVDLPFLMPIEDVFSISGRGTVVTGRVERGVINVGDEIEIVGIKDTSKTTCTGVEMFRKLLDSGEAGDNIGALLRGVDRDGVERGQVLCKPGSVKPHTKFEAEAYILTKDEGGRHTPFFANYRPQFYFRTTDVTGTVELPSGTEMVMPGDNLKFNVELIAPIAMEEGLRFAIREGGRTVGAGVVSKITE from the coding sequence ATGGCAAAGGCAAAGTTTGAACGGAATAAACCGCACGTGAACATCGGGACCATTGGTCACGTTGACCACGGCAAGACGACGCTGACGGCGGCGATCACGAAGTACTTTGGCGACTTCCAGGCCTATGACCAGATCGACGGCGCGCCCGAAGAGAAGGCCCGCGGCATCACCATCTCGACCGCGCACGTTGAGTATGAGACCGAAGCGCGTCACTACGCGCACGTCGACTGCCCCGGCCACGCCGACTACGTCAAGAACATGATCACCGGTGCCGCCCAGATGGACGGCGCGATCCTGGTGGTGAACGCAGCCGACGGCCCGATGCCACAAACGCGCGAGCATATCCTGCTCGGTCGTCAGGTGGGCATCCCCTACATGGTTGTTTACATGAACAAAGTTGACCAGGTGGACGACGAAGAGCTGCTGGAACTGGTGGAAATGGAAATCCGCGAGCTTCTGTCCTCTTACGAGTACCCCGGCGACGACATTCCTGTGATCCCTGGCTCGGCCCTGGCCGCGATGGAAGAGCGTGATGACAACATCGGCAAAGACAGCATCGTTGCCCTGATGGCCGCTGTCGACGAATACATCCCGACCCCTGCACGTGCGGTTGACCTGCCGTTCCTGATGCCGATCGAGGACGTGTTCTCGATCTCTGGCCGTGGTACGGTTGTGACCGGTCGTGTTGAGCGTGGCGTGATCAACGTCGGCGACGAGATCGAGATCGTGGGCATCAAGGACACCTCCAAGACCACCTGTACCGGTGTTGAGATGTTCCGCAAGCTGCTGGATTCCGGTGAAGCTGGCGACAACATTGGTGCGCTCTTGCGCGGTGTTGACCGTGACGGTGTTGAGCGTGGCCAGGTGCTGTGTAAGCCGGGTTCGGTGAAGCCGCACACCAAGTTCGAGGCCGAGGCCTACATCCTGACCAAGGACGAAGGTGGCCGTCACACGCCGTTCTTCGCCAACTACCGCCCGCAGTTCTACTTCCGTACAACGGACGTGACCGGCACGGTTGAGCTGCCTTCTGGCACCGAAATGGTGATGCCGGGCGACAACCTGAAGTTCAACGTTGAGCTGATCGCGCCGATCGCGATGGAAGAAGGCCTGCGCTTCGCCATCCGCGAAGGCGGCCGCACTGTTGGTGCCGGGGTTGTCTCGAAGATCACTGAGTAA